Part of the Debaryomyces hansenii CBS767 chromosome C complete sequence genome is shown below.
GGTCTGGATGATCAATAGGCAATTTTCTCAATATTCTCAATGAGTCTTTTGCCTtatcttctctttctttgtGGAGCCAGAAACGTGGCGTATCAGGTAAGAAACGCATACCAGTGcttaatattaatgacCATACTAATTGTATGGCAATTGGAATTCTATATGAACCAGAATTATTTCGTGTATGTGTGCCTTGGTTAACTACTGCTGCCAAAAGTAAACCAATAGTGATTGCCCATTGGTAACAAGAAACAATGGCTCCTCTGACCCATTTCGGTAAGGCCTCTGATTGGTATAATGGAACAACAGCAAATACTATACCAACACCAAGTCCAGCTATGGCTCTACCCGCACAAAATAATGGAATACTGGTAGCAATAGCCTGCAAAATAACACCTAGGTTAAAAACAATGAACGTAGCAATAATTAAAGACATCCTTCTCCCTAAGGTATCCGAAAGCAATGGCGCCAATAATGCCCCAAAGAAAGTGCCAGCAGATAAAATCGACACGATTAAAGAAGATTCTTCGGATGTAAAGGATGAACCATTCGCAGGGAATTCTTTCTTAACATAATCCATTGCCATTATCCCAGAAATTGTACCAGTATCATGCCCTAATAACACCCCTCCGAAAGCTGCTGCAAAAACTCCCACAAATATGCCCATGGTTGCAGATCCAGCTCCTTTTTCATCCACTTTGATgtatttcttaataattctattttCTCTGAAATTCATTTTACTTGTTACTAAAGAAAtatctattattaatttaagaTCTGGAAGTAGGGAATTGTTATTCTTTTATAAGGAAGAATTACGAATTCACATCTGCAGTGGTGTAGAGTGACCGGTAAAACAGTATTTGAAAGCATACCCcagaatattttgtttctgTATACAGTAACAATAATAACTGGGGTTGGGTCTTTTCCATTATTACGAAACAGATGCGGGCTAATTACAAGTTATACGGCTGTAGTAAGTGATgttaaaattttcacttCTACGTATAATATTGGTACCAAGGAAGTCGCACCAATAAATTAGTTGTTCGGTCGACATACTTGAGGGGCTTGCGGTGCATATATTGGACGGGATACTAAAAATGGATAGaatgataaaaaataaaaatatcaaatacGTAAATTAACAGAAAAAATGTAGACTGAATAATAACATTACATAATCAGGTGGGGAACAAGATGTTGAGGTGTGCTGGAAAACGCGGGATCTCCATGTGCAGGGTTAGGAAACCATTGATGTGGGAGGCATACTACATTAGGCGACTAAAGTCGTTGCGGATTACTGAAACAAGTAACAGGATGATATGCTCGCGGTCATTCCAGAGTACGTAAACTCCTATTCCATAAGTTCGatactaatatataacAGACAACAATTCTGGTTAGAAAACACATAGGAACATTTGATAAAAACGATTTTCAGAAAAATGCCAACAGCTCAAAACGAAACGAAACAAAATAAGACACAATACCGTCAATGCGATATTTCCAAGCAAAGGCTAGAGGTGAGGGTGATATATCATCggtattttcttctttcggAAATGGTGGTAACTCTGCTCTTCCTGAAAAGTATGCtgaaataaagaaaaacttgattgaaaataaagatgaacTCAAGCCAGCTGGCATAGATTGAAGCGCGCATTAGCAGATGGTACCAAAGATATCAAACAAGCTGGTCCTGCAATTATCCCATCAGTCACATTTTCAGAACTTCAAAATCTAAGTAATGAAAGGAGAGTAGAAATTATCAAGCGTGGTGCCTTGATAGTTAAGAATGTTATTCCTACGGAAGAGGCTGCCCAATTAAAAAATGatgttattgaatatattgaagCCAATCCGAATACAACGGGATTTCCTAAAGATAAGAAGGTTGtttatgaattatattGGTCGATGTCACAAGTTAGAGCTCGCTCCAATCCGAGTTTGATGAAAACTTTGTCGTACATGAACCATTTATGGCATGCTTCACCGGAAGCCGAAGTCTGCTTCGaccaaaatatatcttACGCAGACCGTCTAAGAATTAGACATCCCGGTGATGCCCTTTTTTCCCTTGGGCCTCATGCTGATGGCGGATCCTTAGAAAGATGGGAAGATTCCGAATATAGTAAATGCTACGAACCAATTTTTCAGGGACGTTGGGAAGACTTTGACCCATACGATGCAACTCACAGACTTGGTGTTGATATGAGTTTGCACGATTCAAACGGGAACTGTAGTATATTTAGATCTTTTCAAGGATGGTTAGCTGTTTCTGAGATTGCTCCAAAAGAGGGCACTATTCTTTTTGCTCCCTTAGTAAAAGAAGTTACATCCTATTACATGTTGAAACCTTTCTTCGATGGAAACGATCTATTCAAGCTCGATTCTGATATACCTGGAGCATATCCTGGAAAGGCAcaagaatttaataaggAAACCCATCCTGATTTAAACCTTGATGATTTAATGGTTCTGATTCCTAAAGTTGAACCGGGTGATATGGTATTTTGGCATTGCGATTTAATTCATGCTGCTGATTCGGTGCATATTGGAAAAGCTGATTCGTCGGTATTTTATACTCCATCGGTACCATTGTGTGGTGCCAACGTAGATTAtgtttttcttcaaagGGAAGCGTTTTTAAGAGGATTGGCCGGTCCAGATTTCCCAAGTTTTCCTAACGGCCTAGCAGAAAAAGAACATATTGGTAGGGCAAAACTGGAAGATGTGGAACAAACTGGAGGAAGATCTGCATTGCAGGAATTTGGGTTGGAAAAATTTGACGAAGAGTCAGGGCATACAAAGGGAGCTAAGGTAGCTATAAGAAAGGCTAACGATTtgttattttattaatcaCGTTACCAAATAACTATTCATAAGTCAACTTAGCATATACTCTTTTCTGGCCTTTAATCTTTTGAACTAAGGTTTCTATGCGGAAGAGTTACATAGTACATTTTTACCAAATAATTGAACATGTTAATGTCTTAAAAATTCGACTTTTCAAACTTACTGTCCTTAGTCACAAtagaaattttttatttttgatatagATGATTCTATAGTTATAAATAAAAGTacatcaattaaatttgaatggAAAGAATAATACATCAGCAATATAAGTTACGCTTCCAGCAAAACTCCCAACAATTAGATAGAAGAGATAATTTCTATTCTAGTTGTCAAAACTTCCTTCAAAAACCTTAAATCGACCATCTCACCAATTTTTCTCTGAGATATTGTGACATTTTAATTTACCAAGATTTCAGTATCTTAATTATTGTTTTGATACCAAAAGAATATCCTCTTTTAATATGACACAAAAAACAGTTATGTGCCTTGGTAGCTCCTTCATTTcgatttcattattcaattatatacaGTTGTCCCTTATCTCTTGTGAACCTCAAGCTCGATAGCTGCTGCATAATAATCTACGGAGAAAATCCTAAATTCGGAATAATTAAGACGCCCCAATTTTAAATGATAAAGcaactaataaaatatcaaaataattagAAGCATCCCTTAGATCTCCCTGActaaattgatattttcttgttctgCGTAAGAGAGCAGTAACtacatatatatgattAAGTTGTGGAATAAAAGCATTGAGGTATTCTCAACTGACAAGTTTATTGTAAATTGGGAACTTAAATATCACGTTGCAGACCTTACGAATTGGAAGTTTAGAAAGCAATTTTCCTGCACTCTATTACTTGGTTGCATGTTTTCCAGTGACAATAGCCCCTCAGTTAGGAGTCTGGTGCGTACGAAAGAATTATCTCTGAGTTTTCGGTTACAAAAACCTACCTGAATTAACCGAAACTCATTTTTTGATTGGGTTTGCAGTGCGCATTTAGATTGCCACCattgaatgaagatgaagacaGACTACcggtatatatataataagcCTGTTAATTGCTTCATTTTTCAGCTGGGAATGCAGCTGCAAGAAATATCTAAGCTTTAGATGTCATTCGTTTCTATCCAAGTATTTTTGGGAATATCTCTTATTAAATGCAGTTGTGCGTATAGCTGGTATGTTGGAAGATGACAAACTGACGATTATGTTCCCAATTTTGGTGTTTCTGAATTTTCTAGCTGTTAATATTAACGTATCAGCTATTAACTGGAAATACtactaatgataataattctaagtACCTTTAAATGGAAACagttatcaatttttaGTTATTTTATTTAGTTTGGTAGTAAATTTATATCTTTAATATGAAGTAGATCCTTACGATATTCAATACCTGATACTCAAGATTCAAAACATGAAGCTATTACTATACCCATAtgttcaattgaattaacaATGCAGATCGTTAGACATAAGTGAAAATGAGATATATTTGCGAATTTCATAATAAGACTAAGGACGGGCTGCCGATTTGAGCTACTTTAAAAtacaaattaatttttattgtGATCCTCActcaaaatcttcaatattgagGGAGGGATACTTAATTAGGTAAACCGGTAGATAGGAAGGAATACAAAATACATTACGAGACTGGCCTTTTCTATTTTATTTCCAATGTATTTAAGAGATACCGATAGTACCTCTTTTCAATGTTTTAGGTATACTCATTATCCAAATCTAacatttgataaaaaaCATTACTATGGCTCAAAATCACTCAGTTGAAAATTCTCAATCTAACCCTAGCTTTCGTGTTTATgacattaataaatcaaaggTAAAGGGAGCTGGTGACATATCATCGGctttttcaacatttgGAAACTCTGTTATCAAGGGCCTTCCAGAAGTATATGCCCAAATTAAGAAAGATTTAGTGTGCAACCCAGAAGAGCTTACAGCTAGTTGGTTGAGATTGAAAAGCTCTTTACgagaagaaatcaaagagATCAAGGAGCTTGGACACAATGGGATTCCATCGGTTGAGATTTTTGACCTTCAGAACCTAAGTGAGAACGatagaaagaaaattttaaaaagGGGTGCATTCTTAATCAAGAATGTGATTCCAAAAGAAGAGGCTAAAGCTCTCAAGGCTGGAGTGTTGGACTATGTAAAAAGAAATCCTTGTACAACTGGCTTTCCCAAGGAGGATCCTGTTGTATTTGAGTTGAATTGGTCAAAGGAGCAATTAAATGCCCGCTCACATCCAAGCTTGAGGAGAGCCACCAACtttgcaaataaattatGGCATGTATCATCAGACTCTAAAGTCTGTCTCgatcaaaatatttcgtATGCTGACAGGTTGTCTATCAGAAATCCAGGTGATACTTTGTTCTCACTCGGACCTCATGCAGACGGTGGATCCTTGGAAAGATGGGAAGATCCAGAATACAGTAAATGTTATGAACCCATTTTTGAAGGTCGTTGGGAAGATCACGAACCTTATGATGCTACTCATAGAATTGGtgcaaatatgaatttacATGAATCTATTGGGAACTGCAGTATATTCAGAACATTTCGGGCATTCTTGAGTCTCTCTGAAACTGAACCAATAAAGGAGGAATGAAATTCGCTCCATCTGTCAAACTTGTCACTGCGTATTACATGTTGAAACCATTTTTTGATCAAAATGATCAACTTAGGTTCGACTCAAATATTAATGGTGGCTTCCCAGGTAAAGGGTTGGAATTTAGCGATGAAACTCATCCTGAATTAAACCTTAAATCTATTATGGTTCCTCCACCTAAAATTGAGCCAGGTGACATGCTTTTCTGTCATTGTGATTTAATACATTTGGTAGATCCGATTCATACTGGCCAGAGTGATACATCAGTATTTTATATACCTTCTTCTCCATTGTGCGATCTCAATGTTGAATATGCGTTCTGTCAAAGAGAGGCATTTTTAAAAGGTTTAACCGGTCCAGACTTTCCAGGTTTTCCATATGGGACAGCAGAAACCAAACACAAGGATAGAGGGACTTCATTagatgttgaagaatacGGTGGTAAAAATGCTTTACAAGAGTTCACTTTAGAAAAGTTTGATGAAAAAGTCGAATATTCTACAGGAGCAAAAAAGGCTATACGTGCAgcaaatgaattattgttCTACTAGGTTCCCTATagttttatattatcaatttatgTTTTTATATTGTGAAGCTTGGAGGAACTAATGTGGTTAGTTTACTAATCGTAGACCTTCCAGAGGCTTGGATTCGAAGTGGTACATAATCCAATTACTACTTTTATAAAGCGTTACTAACTGAAGTACATAAACCTTCTTGACACATATAACTCGGTAATTAGTTCAACTTTCTTTGCAGCTTCTAATCCTGTGCAGAATATACCGTAAATGTTTTTACACTGGAAATCATTGGAatatctttgaaatatgttTTATGTTAAGCATGTGATGAACATATAAATTATAGgtattatattgttaagctttgtttatttgttttgatttaatagtACCATGACGTCATGGTACTCTgaaaattaaacaaaaaccagttttcaattataatatggGGTTGAACAATTATCACGCAGTTGCAGGGTATAACACCTTAACTGTGGGAAAAACTCGCAATCTTGAATGGGATAGTCCGTTTTTACATCATTTTTGTCGACTACTTAACTTTTGcttttaaaaatttacTTTATTAAATCTTTACTCTTTACTTTTGCCCTAACTAGCTCGCATGCAATCAAGATCCCATATATTTGCGTTGGTAATTTCCGGGTGCATCACACGGATATCTGCATTAAAATCACCACCGTTCCAACCGTTCAAACAGAATGATGCCATCTGCCTTTTATTAGCCTCTTGCACACTATTGTCACATGGTTCTGAAAACATACTACCTGTCCCTTTAGTATAACACTTCTTTTTGCCGGAAGTAGTCCATGTGGCTACAGCACATGTCCAGTTTAATCCATCTACCTCGACCCAATTAATGTAGCCCTTACATTCTGGGCCTGATGAACCAATTATCATATCTGCTATCGCTGTCCCCAAATATGCAAAGCCGGTAATGTTATTCATGAAGGAAGCTTTAGTGTCATACCAGTTCTCTATTAACCATACATGAGCGGTCCCTGATCTATACTTGGTTACAAAACTATACTTTAGCCTCGTCGCTGTTACCCATACTGGTAGATCAGCCGCTCTCTGTACCACACCTGTTGCGTCAGCACTGTAATTAGTCAAGATtctatcaaaatcttcGAACCCAAATGCTAGATCATTAAAATTCtcattttttttcttaCTGTTAACCGCATTAATAAATTCCTGAGATATTTCTAACTGATTAAATAATGTATCTGGCATTCTATTACCATTACCGGACCGTAGATATTCATGTGCTTCTGACGGTATGTTACTTATTAATATGGTCACTTTAGCAGTTGAGTTATGTTTTTCTAACCCGGCCTTCAAGGGGAATGTCTCAGTTAACCCTACGCTGAGACATAACAAAAATAACCCGACGAATGATTTTAACATTATGATTATCTTTGACAGATTTTCAGGTGATATGTCTATTGTAGAATACACGGGCGAAATTGAACCAATTATCTTCAGTGAT
Proteins encoded:
- a CDS encoding DEHA2C00297p (similar to uniprot|P10870 Saccharomyces cerevisiae YDL194W High affinity glucose transport protein), which translates into the protein MNFRENRIIKKYIKVDEKGAGSATMGIFVGVFAAAFGGVLLGHDTGTISGIMAMDYVKKEFPANGSSFTSEESSLIVSILSAGTFFGALLAPLLSDTLGRRMSLIIATFIVFNLGVILQAIATSIPLFCAGRAIAGLGVGIVFAVVPLYQSEALPKWVRGAIVSCYQWAITIGLLLAAVVNQGTHTRNNSGSYRIPIAIQLVWSLILSTGMRFLPDTPRFWLHKEREDKAKDSLRILRKLPIDHPDPVDEYKDIKAAYDFECSFGKVIWTDVFSPKNKQLKRLFTGVMIQALQQLTGVNFVFYFGTAFFQNAGIKNEFLISLATNIVNVGLTVPGILLIEFVGRRSMLLYGALGMSLSQYIVSIVGISTDSNTSNNVLIAFVCIFIGFFASTWGPIGWVVVGEIFPLRTRAKSVSISVASNWLWNWAIAYATPYMVDSGKGNANLGTKLFFIGVHSI
- a CDS encoding DEHA2C00308p (no similarity), translated to MLKSFVGLFLLCLSVGLTETFPLKAGLEKHNSTAKVTILISNIPSEAHEYLRSGNGNRMPDTLFNQLEISQEFINAVNSKKKNENFNDLAFGFEDFDRILTNYSADATGVVQRAADLPVWVTATRLKYSFVTKYRSGTAHVWLIENWYDTKASFMNNITGFAYLGTAIADMIIGSSGPECKGYINWVEVDGLNWTCAVATWTTSGKKKCYTKGTGSMFSEPCDNSVQEANKRQMASFCLNGWNGGDFNADIRVMHPEITNANIWDLDCMRAS